A single Verrucomicrobiia bacterium DNA region contains:
- a CDS encoding M23 family metallopeptidase, with the protein MNQKFRRSLAAPLGWFGGLAAIAIATTAGAQVAPGPYEFLPFADGFIIEAFKDLNPANGVIADWTGWSGTSWVSPHAYDNHIGSDFSVQSGTPLYAAVSGLVTEVVNGLPPNDHSTYGGNYVRIQANGFSPNGEPLDLLYLHMLQVTVAVNQPVNVGDLVGYSDNTGNSTSEHVHVQTEVRGSGTQTGPFYWGHFKYPIVFNPTGTMQVGRVIRVAATSTPIRADRFVSSPVITTAHRDQLYFCSYPKHGYYLVFIPNQTAYRSGWIRAADAYEVFDGTVIQTLPDKVPFTQLGQLATKFAMRATPNESASQLGQILFGGGRFVADQSTNGFYRIPLPGATPAWGWVKPTARMIVYPQLTRPGIDLATLTNNTFPIQENFSTVGKSMFGRPKFNRSVVETFSPPASGGDGKALLVTDRTNFGYGTTESVTVGKPGHQNYYVQCDVYFNYAPGYLANGAWERYGIFLRDDGFAGLDTTFEGAGNGYAFLWDSDDGRLRAARLTDAAITDFFATPQYRATSGWHRMRVEARGNNLRFYLDGALLVQMNDTAHPAGVCGVGYSWHPGSPATYPGTRGAHFDNFSADTLDTNTTPLINVSSLNFSGGQAQFSFAGAAGNIYEVQTSTELLNWNVLTSILLTGNTATVTDPTSTPATRFYRVRWAQ; encoded by the coding sequence GTGAATCAGAAGTTTCGTCGTTCGCTGGCCGCACCACTCGGATGGTTTGGCGGTCTTGCGGCCATCGCCATCGCAACCACCGCGGGCGCCCAGGTTGCGCCCGGGCCTTACGAGTTCCTCCCGTTTGCGGACGGTTTCATCATCGAGGCCTTCAAGGATTTGAACCCGGCAAATGGCGTCATTGCGGATTGGACGGGTTGGTCGGGGACCAGTTGGGTTTCACCTCACGCTTATGACAACCACATCGGCTCCGATTTTTCCGTGCAAAGCGGCACGCCGCTGTACGCCGCCGTTTCGGGCCTCGTAACGGAAGTGGTCAACGGCCTTCCCCCCAACGATCATTCCACTTACGGCGGCAATTACGTGCGCATTCAGGCGAACGGCTTTTCGCCCAACGGCGAACCGCTGGACCTGCTGTATCTGCACATGCTGCAAGTGACGGTGGCCGTGAACCAACCCGTCAACGTGGGCGATCTGGTCGGTTACTCCGACAACACGGGCAACTCGACTTCCGAGCACGTTCACGTGCAAACCGAGGTGCGCGGCAGCGGCACGCAAACAGGTCCGTTCTACTGGGGACATTTCAAGTATCCGATCGTGTTCAATCCCACCGGAACGATGCAGGTGGGACGAGTCATTCGCGTCGCGGCAACGAGCACCCCCATTCGCGCCGACCGATTCGTTAGCAGCCCCGTCATCACCACCGCGCACCGGGATCAACTTTATTTTTGCAGCTACCCGAAGCACGGTTATTACCTGGTGTTCATCCCGAATCAAACCGCGTACCGCAGCGGCTGGATTCGCGCCGCGGACGCCTATGAAGTCTTTGACGGCACGGTGATTCAGACGCTGCCGGATAAGGTTCCCTTTACCCAACTCGGGCAGTTGGCCACGAAGTTCGCCATGCGCGCCACACCCAATGAAAGCGCCAGCCAACTCGGACAGATTCTGTTTGGCGGCGGACGCTTTGTCGCGGATCAGAGCACGAACGGGTTTTATCGCATTCCGCTGCCCGGCGCGACGCCCGCGTGGGGTTGGGTCAAACCCACCGCGCGGATGATTGTCTATCCCCAACTGACGCGGCCCGGGATTGATCTGGCCACGTTGACGAACAACACGTTTCCCATTCAGGAAAATTTCAGCACTGTCGGCAAATCCATGTTCGGGCGACCCAAGTTCAACCGTTCGGTGGTGGAAACTTTCAGTCCACCGGCGTCGGGCGGTGACGGCAAAGCGTTGCTGGTGACGGATCGCACCAATTTCGGTTACGGCACCACGGAATCGGTGACCGTGGGCAAACCCGGCCACCAGAATTATTACGTCCAGTGCGACGTGTATTTCAATTATGCGCCCGGCTACCTCGCCAATGGCGCGTGGGAACGCTACGGAATTTTTCTACGTGACGATGGGTTCGCCGGACTCGACACCACCTTCGAAGGCGCGGGTAATGGCTACGCGTTCCTTTGGGACAGCGACGACGGGCGGTTGCGCGCGGCCAGATTGACCGACGCGGCCATCACGGATTTTTTTGCCACGCCACAATATCGCGCCACCAGCGGCTGGCATCGAATGCGTGTTGAAGCGCGCGGCAACAACCTCCGCTTTTATCTGGATGGCGCGTTGTTGGTTCAGATGAACGATACGGCTCACCCGGCCGGAGTTTGCGGTGTGGGTTACAGTTGGCATCCGGGCAGTCCGGCAACTTATCCGGGAACGCGCGGCGCGCATTTCGACAACTTCAGCGCCGACACGCTCGACACCAACACCACGCCATTGATCAACGTCAGCTCGTTGAATTTTAGCGGCGGTCAGGCGCAGTTTTCATTCGCGGGTGCCGCCGGCAACATTTACGAAGTACAGACTTCGACCGAGCTACTGAACTGGAACGTGCTGACAAGCATTCTGCTTACGGGCAACACCGCCACAGTCACCGATCCGACCAGCACGCCCGCCACGCGCTTTTATCGCGTGCGGTGGGCGCAATAG
- a CDS encoding glucosamine-6-phosphate isomerase, translating to MSRKLSAISPDWWDYTTLDDEIIRDTVKLTPEKMLQLSRPGFKVAMYDTLEDFYLAEALEYVAAWKQSTPDNPVGICGPIGPTEQLPLVARIVNDLGLSVRSGHFWGMDEWVLDGREVPPSHPLSFEKADRQLCFNRIRKNLVMPDGNLHFPKVDATAFKRSWNVGVRCAVMQGGQGDVKHWAFNDPVRRTGKYKKAPPTPAEYRKLGTRVVNLHPLTVAQNARTSGGGNISLVPTQAVTVGPVETWKAEKVSIWHAGHHDNPFGQRLTCLMVAKKIPDSSVPMSLLADHPNVQFNYYRPGIGTCAVAMH from the coding sequence ATGTCACGCAAACTCAGCGCCATCTCGCCCGATTGGTGGGACTACACCACGCTCGACGACGAAATCATTCGCGACACCGTCAAGCTCACTCCGGAAAAAATGCTCCAGCTCTCGCGGCCCGGCTTCAAGGTCGCGATGTATGACACGCTCGAAGATTTTTATCTGGCCGAAGCGCTGGAATACGTCGCGGCCTGGAAGCAATCCACGCCGGATAATCCGGTGGGCATTTGTGGCCCGATCGGTCCCACGGAACAATTGCCCCTGGTGGCGCGGATCGTGAACGACCTCGGACTCAGCGTGCGCTCGGGACATTTTTGGGGCATGGACGAATGGGTGTTGGATGGCCGGGAGGTGCCGCCCAGTCATCCGCTTTCCTTTGAAAAGGCTGATCGCCAATTGTGCTTCAATCGCATCCGCAAAAACCTCGTGATGCCGGATGGGAATCTGCACTTCCCGAAAGTGGACGCGACGGCGTTCAAGCGGAGTTGGAATGTCGGGGTGCGCTGCGCGGTGATGCAGGGCGGTCAGGGCGACGTGAAACATTGGGCTTTCAACGATCCGGTGCGTCGTACCGGCAAGTACAAAAAGGCCCCTCCGACGCCGGCGGAATACCGCAAACTCGGCACGCGCGTGGTGAATTTGCATCCGCTTACCGTCGCGCAAAATGCGCGCACCTCGGGCGGCGGCAATATTTCGCTCGTGCCCACGCAGGCGGTCACCGTCGGTCCGGTGGAAACCTGGAAAGCGGAGAAAGTTTCCATCTGGCACGCCGGGCATCACGACAATCCTTTCGGGCAACGCCTGACCTGTTTGATGGTGGCGAAGAAAATCCCCGATTCGTCCGTGCCGATGTCGTTGTTGGCGGACCATCCCAACGTGCAATTCAATTATTATCGTCCGGGGATCGGCACGTGCGCGGTGGCCATGCATTGA
- a CDS encoding ribonuclease HII, protein MRGGHALNRIAPDSADRLRFERELWQSGLTRVAGVDEAGRGPLAGPVVAAAVILPRTWLQSGCDQRLIELNDSKQLAEARREEFFALLMTHPDLCHAIAVVDAAAIDHLNILRATHRAMNEALAQLPHRPDHVLVDGRPVKTMTLPQTALVKGDARSYSIAAASVLAKVTRDRLMQEFDRQFPEYGFATHKGYGTAQHLKALAAHGPCPIHRRSFAPLRPREPDLFRSHL, encoded by the coding sequence GTGCGCGGTGGCCATGCATTGAACCGGATCGCGCCCGACTCCGCGGACCGACTGCGCTTTGAGCGCGAGTTGTGGCAAAGCGGCCTGACGCGCGTGGCTGGTGTGGACGAAGCGGGACGCGGACCGCTGGCCGGCCCCGTCGTGGCGGCGGCAGTGATTCTTCCCCGCACCTGGTTGCAATCCGGGTGTGACCAACGCTTAATCGAACTGAACGATTCCAAGCAGCTCGCGGAGGCCCGGCGCGAGGAATTTTTCGCGCTGCTGATGACGCATCCCGACCTCTGCCACGCCATCGCCGTGGTGGACGCCGCCGCGATTGATCACCTCAATATTCTACGCGCCACGCATCGCGCCATGAATGAGGCACTGGCGCAGTTGCCGCATCGTCCCGACCACGTCCTGGTGGATGGCCGACCGGTGAAAACCATGACGCTGCCGCAAACCGCGCTGGTGAAAGGCGATGCGCGCAGTTATTCCATTGCCGCCGCCAGTGTGTTGGCCAAAGTGACCCGGGACCGGTTGATGCAGGAGTTCGATCGGCAATTTCCCGAGTATGGATTCGCCACGCACAAAGGCTACGGAACGGCGCAACACTTGAAAGCCCTTGCCGCCCACGGCCCCTGTCCGATCCACCGCCGCAGCTTCGCACCGTTACGGCCGCGCGAACCGGACTTGTTTCGTTCCCACCTTTGA
- a CDS encoding prepilin-type N-terminal cleavage/methylation domain-containing protein gives MNSQFEKFASERHRQICKVVAFTLIELLVVIAIIAILAAMLLPALSRAKEKAYRISCQNNNRQVMICAQLYSEDWPNYYYYTTSIGDDSAPQSYYPALIPNVKVFNCPSTRNQIRMDYKDRTGKLLDLSETCRGDRLSKVYQYGTSYEFFGKFEREPYRDIYKNPRTVAPMGATRVVIVVDADDTSSAFPANKRNNRPDPPNNHGETGWNWGFADGHAEWVKAIDTYQKLLDSYMTSGTEYGPGP, from the coding sequence ATGAATTCCCAGTTTGAGAAATTCGCGAGTGAACGTCATCGTCAGATCTGTAAGGTTGTGGCGTTCACTCTGATCGAACTGCTGGTGGTGATTGCCATTATCGCGATCCTAGCCGCCATGCTGTTGCCGGCTCTTTCGCGGGCCAAGGAAAAGGCGTATCGGATTAGCTGCCAGAACAATAACCGGCAGGTAATGATCTGTGCTCAACTCTATTCTGAAGATTGGCCGAATTACTACTACTACACCACCAGCATTGGCGATGATTCGGCGCCGCAATCGTATTACCCCGCACTCATTCCCAATGTTAAGGTGTTCAATTGTCCGAGTACCCGAAATCAAATTCGGATGGATTACAAGGATCGCACCGGAAAACTGCTGGATCTTTCAGAAACCTGCCGAGGTGATCGGCTCTCCAAAGTATATCAATATGGCACCAGTTATGAGTTCTTCGGTAAATTTGAACGCGAGCCGTATCGGGATATTTACAAAAATCCCCGGACCGTTGCGCCGATGGGCGCCACCCGTGTCGTAATCGTGGTGGATGCTGACGATACCAGCTCGGCTTTCCCAGCCAACAAACGAAACAACCGACCTGACCCACCCAATAACCACGGCGAAACCGGTTGGAATTGGGGGTTTGCCGACGGTCACGCCGAGTGGGTGAAAGCAATTGACACCTATCAAAAACTTCTCGACAGCTACATGACCAGCGGCACCGAGTACGGCCCGGGACCATAG
- a CDS encoding integration host factor subunit beta, with amino-acid sequence MTLTKRDLVVRISQATNLKQEDVLNVVQKTLDNIAEALAKNDKVELRNFGVFEIKIRKARVGRNPNQPETDVPIPARAVVKFKPGKEMAAAVLKLSSTSPAA; translated from the coding sequence ATGACACTAACAAAACGTGACTTGGTGGTTCGGATCAGCCAGGCGACCAACCTGAAGCAGGAAGACGTATTGAATGTCGTGCAAAAAACCCTGGATAACATCGCCGAGGCGCTTGCCAAAAACGATAAGGTCGAGTTGCGAAATTTCGGCGTGTTTGAAATCAAAATTCGCAAGGCGCGCGTGGGGCGAAATCCCAATCAGCCGGAGACGGACGTGCCCATTCCCGCCCGGGCGGTGGTGAAGTTCAAGCCCGGCAAGGAAATGGCGGCCGCCGTGCTGAAGTTGTCGTCCACGTCGCCCGCCGCCTGA
- a CDS encoding ATP phosphoribosyltransferase regulatory subunit, with the protein MEHLPGFRDFYPEPLPHQDVWSADARQYLFGKWRETARRYGFREYDGPPLEPLELFTLKSGAEIVGQLYNFKDKGDREIALRPEMTPTLARMVAAHERNYKKPIKWFAMPQLFRYERQQKGRLREHFQFNADIFGETDGAADAELIALLIDTLRAFGLTTQDFVVRLSSRNAWQDYFTQHGGPAGREYDFFQVIDKLERTSPEESQSQLVALGFSLEAVQGFIRSGEPTAELAAILDNLAARGLREFVKVDYHVVRGLAYYTGPVFEAFDVQGEFRAIAGGGRYNNLVKLISGGKVNLPALGFGLGDVVLLELLKARGRLPGFGAQVDVVVLIEDEKLRAGSLRLVQTLREAGRTVEYALTPTKPNKQFKQAQELRAGWTIKLQSENAVEVQNLQTRVRQSGPLAEALSLLTTA; encoded by the coding sequence ATGGAGCATTTGCCCGGTTTCCGTGATTTCTACCCCGAACCGTTGCCGCATCAGGACGTGTGGAGCGCCGACGCGCGCCAATATCTTTTCGGCAAGTGGCGTGAAACGGCGCGGCGTTACGGCTTTCGCGAATACGACGGACCGCCGCTCGAACCATTGGAATTGTTCACGCTCAAAAGTGGGGCGGAGATTGTCGGTCAGCTTTACAACTTCAAGGACAAGGGCGATCGGGAAATTGCACTGCGGCCGGAGATGACACCAACGTTGGCCCGGATGGTGGCGGCGCATGAGCGCAATTACAAGAAGCCCATCAAGTGGTTTGCCATGCCGCAATTGTTTCGTTACGAACGCCAGCAAAAGGGGCGATTGCGGGAACACTTCCAATTCAATGCCGACATTTTTGGGGAAACGGATGGCGCGGCGGACGCGGAATTGATCGCGTTGTTGATTGATACGTTGCGCGCGTTTGGTCTGACCACGCAGGATTTTGTGGTGCGCCTCAGCAGCCGTAATGCGTGGCAGGATTATTTCACCCAACACGGCGGACCCGCGGGACGCGAGTATGATTTTTTTCAGGTGATTGATAAATTGGAGCGAACATCACCGGAAGAATCGCAGAGCCAGCTCGTGGCGTTGGGCTTTTCGCTCGAGGCGGTGCAGGGCTTCATCCGTTCCGGCGAGCCAACGGCTGAGTTGGCGGCGATTCTCGACAACCTCGCCGCGCGCGGTCTGCGCGAGTTTGTGAAGGTGGATTACCACGTCGTGCGCGGCCTGGCGTATTACACCGGTCCCGTTTTCGAGGCGTTCGACGTTCAGGGCGAATTTCGCGCCATTGCCGGCGGCGGGCGCTACAACAATCTGGTGAAGCTGATCAGTGGCGGTAAAGTGAATCTGCCCGCACTGGGATTTGGCCTGGGCGACGTGGTTTTGCTGGAGCTGCTCAAAGCGCGCGGCCGGTTGCCTGGGTTCGGCGCACAGGTGGATGTCGTGGTGTTGATTGAAGATGAAAAGTTGCGCGCTGGCTCGTTGCGGTTGGTGCAAACTTTGCGCGAGGCGGGGCGAACCGTCGAGTATGCGCTGACTCCCACCAAGCCGAACAAACAGTTCAAGCAGGCGCAGGAATTGCGCGCCGGATGGACGATAAAGTTGCAATCGGAAAACGCGGTGGAAGTTCAAAACCTGCAAACGCGCGTCCGGCAATCCGGTCCCCTCGCGGAAGCACTGAGCTTGCTGACAACCGCATAG
- a CDS encoding 4-alpha-glucanotransferase, producing MKLNPERRLAGILEPVFAIRTETDLGIGDTDGVRQMIDWCARLGLNLFQMLPINETGGDNSPYNAISSMAIEPATLAVTPEAIPDLSAAEFYARATEERVAPLRRGAVNYPAVKALKHELLEAAFAGFLERHFERGTQREADFRQFCKAHAVWLADYALFRTLLEQHDHSPNWERWPQEHQSPQAARTWLATLPPTGRAELERRQLYFSYAQWQAFLQWEQLKTYATQKQVYLMGDIPYGVGRNSADVWANRSLFDLDWSGGAPPETTFKTDPFIVKWGQNWGVPLYRWDELRRRDFNWWRLRVGNIRKVFHLFRIDHVLGLFRIYAFPWTPDRNDEFLPLTEAEAAARTGGRLPGFKACPDDTPEHKARNQAQGEELLEMIQAAAGETVVIAEDLGLVPDYVPPTLQKLGIPGFRIPMLFRDPDWNYSDPRKYPRLSLAQPATHDHTPLALLWQQCWTDIDANRDREHNHWELRRIMNFAHCYDEVTPREFTNSIHEGFLRAVMEANSWLAVFQIQDVFGQTARFNVPGSTSTANWSARMEATVKQFGTEAQLRHKANVLARLAKSAGRGAGLD from the coding sequence ATGAAATTAAATCCGGAGCGGCGTCTGGCCGGCATACTTGAACCGGTCTTTGCCATTCGCACGGAAACCGACCTCGGCATTGGCGATACGGATGGCGTGCGGCAAATGATTGATTGGTGCGCGCGGCTGGGACTGAACCTTTTTCAAATGCTGCCGATCAACGAAACCGGCGGCGATAATTCTCCTTACAACGCGATCAGTTCGATGGCGATTGAACCGGCCACGCTGGCCGTTACTCCAGAGGCCATCCCGGATTTATCCGCGGCGGAATTTTACGCTCGCGCCACGGAAGAACGCGTCGCGCCCTTGCGTCGCGGAGCGGTGAACTACCCGGCGGTCAAGGCGCTCAAGCACGAATTGCTCGAAGCGGCTTTTGCAGGATTTTTGGAACGGCATTTTGAGCGCGGCACGCAACGCGAGGCGGACTTCAGGCAGTTTTGTAAAGCTCACGCGGTTTGGCTGGCAGATTACGCTTTGTTCCGGACGTTGCTCGAGCAGCACGATCATTCACCCAACTGGGAACGTTGGCCGCAGGAGCATCAGTCTCCGCAAGCCGCGCGCACGTGGCTGGCGACCTTGCCCCCAACCGGGCGCGCGGAGTTGGAGCGCCGGCAGCTTTATTTTTCCTACGCACAATGGCAGGCGTTTTTGCAGTGGGAACAACTGAAAACTTACGCGACGCAAAAGCAGGTCTATCTGATGGGCGACATTCCCTACGGCGTCGGACGGAACAGCGCCGACGTTTGGGCGAACCGGAGTTTGTTCGATCTGGATTGGAGCGGCGGCGCACCACCTGAAACCACCTTCAAAACTGATCCGTTCATTGTCAAATGGGGGCAAAATTGGGGCGTGCCGTTGTATCGCTGGGACGAGTTGCGCCGGCGCGATTTCAACTGGTGGCGTCTGCGGGTTGGTAACATCCGGAAGGTGTTCCACCTGTTCCGCATTGATCATGTGCTGGGGTTGTTTCGCATTTATGCGTTTCCCTGGACGCCGGATCGCAATGACGAATTTCTACCACTGACCGAAGCGGAAGCCGCGGCGCGCACGGGGGGGCGGTTGCCGGGTTTCAAGGCGTGCCCCGATGATACGCCCGAGCATAAAGCACGCAATCAGGCACAGGGTGAGGAATTGTTGGAAATGATCCAGGCCGCGGCGGGGGAGACGGTGGTGATTGCCGAGGACCTGGGATTGGTGCCGGATTACGTGCCGCCTACGTTGCAGAAACTGGGCATTCCGGGCTTTCGGATTCCGATGCTGTTTCGCGATCCGGATTGGAACTATTCCGATCCCCGGAAGTATCCGCGCCTTTCGCTGGCGCAACCGGCCACGCACGACCATACCCCGCTGGCACTGCTCTGGCAGCAATGTTGGACGGACATTGACGCAAACCGCGATCGCGAGCACAACCATTGGGAACTGCGGCGCATTATGAATTTCGCCCATTGTTACGACGAGGTAACGCCGCGCGAATTTACGAACTCCATTCACGAAGGATTTTTGCGCGCGGTCATGGAAGCCAATTCCTGGCTGGCGGTCTTTCAAATCCAGGACGTGTTTGGACAGACGGCGCGATTCAATGTGCCGGGTTCGACCTCGACCGCCAATTGGTCGGCGCGCATGGAGGCGACGGTGAAACAGTTCGGCACGGAGGCTCAATTGCGGCACAAGGCGAACGTTCTTGCGCGGTTGGCCAAGAGCGCTGGACGCGGCGCGGGGCTGGATTAG
- a CDS encoding nucleoside-diphosphate kinase: protein MSQELAYVVLTPYSLHKSRTGGILSRLISRTGLDLVAARMFAPSAQLVQQYVESAAAINGASDAKIQRCLRDYILGKFSPDPHTGKRRRAMVLVFRGDDAVRKVRAVVGTLEANRRGGETIRDTYADLIEDASGQVQYFEPAVLAAVNSAGAAAELKLWAQYSDADGGLLENVNTYAPGEQPERTLVLIKPDNFRFATGRPGNVIDFFSRTGLFIVAIKVHRMSVAEAMEFYGPVREVLRTKLKDMVANKAKAAVEKELGLALSGEVVKQLGELLGPVFGDNQFDNIVRFMSGRAPSECPADELSQPGSEKCIALIYEGVGAIAKIRDVLGPTDPSKAPPGSIRREFGSSIMVNAAHASDAPESVVREVGIVQPADNTFRREIEAFYAKA from the coding sequence ATGTCGCAAGAGCTTGCTTACGTTGTTCTCACTCCCTATTCACTACATAAATCACGTACCGGCGGTATTCTAAGCCGCCTTATTTCTCGCACCGGGCTTGATCTGGTTGCCGCGCGGATGTTCGCGCCGAGCGCCCAGTTGGTGCAACAATATGTCGAATCAGCCGCAGCCATCAACGGCGCTTCTGATGCCAAAATCCAAAGATGTTTGCGGGATTACATTCTGGGGAAATTCAGTCCCGATCCGCATACCGGAAAGCGGCGGCGCGCGATGGTGCTGGTATTTCGCGGCGATGATGCCGTCCGCAAGGTGCGCGCGGTGGTCGGGACGCTGGAGGCGAACCGTCGCGGCGGGGAAACGATTCGCGACACCTACGCGGATTTGATCGAGGATGCCAGCGGTCAGGTGCAGTATTTTGAACCGGCGGTGCTGGCGGCGGTGAATTCGGCAGGCGCCGCGGCCGAACTGAAACTTTGGGCGCAGTACTCGGATGCGGATGGCGGTTTGCTGGAAAATGTCAACACCTACGCACCGGGGGAGCAACCGGAGCGCACGCTGGTCTTGATCAAGCCGGATAACTTTCGCTTTGCCACGGGGCGTCCGGGTAACGTGATTGATTTCTTTTCGCGCACGGGATTGTTCATCGTCGCCATCAAGGTGCATCGCATGAGCGTGGCGGAGGCGATGGAATTTTACGGTCCGGTGCGTGAGGTGTTGCGCACCAAACTAAAAGATATGGTGGCGAACAAAGCGAAGGCCGCCGTGGAAAAGGAGTTGGGATTGGCATTGTCCGGCGAGGTGGTGAAACAACTGGGCGAACTGCTCGGACCGGTGTTTGGGGATAATCAATTTGATAACATCGTGCGCTTCATGTCGGGGCGCGCGCCATCAGAATGTCCCGCCGATGAGTTGAGCCAGCCGGGTTCGGAAAAGTGTATCGCGCTGATTTACGAAGGCGTTGGCGCGATTGCCAAGATTCGGGATGTGCTCGGGCCAACGGATCCTTCCAAAGCGCCGCCCGGCTCCATTCGACGCGAATTTGGCTCCAGCATCATGGTCAACGCCGCCCACGCCAGCGACGCCCCGGAAAGTGTCGTGCGCGAAGTGGGCATTGTGCAACCCGCTGACAACACTTTCCGCCGCGAGATCGAAGCGTTTTACGCGAAGGCTTGA
- a CDS encoding TatD family hydrolase, with translation MAVFFDTHAHLDYPDFQADFPQVLERAQAAGITKLICIGTDLESSQRAMRLAGQHDCVFAVIGWHPGDALNAPEDIRPALREWARHPKVVAIGETGLDYYRLPSQQELGTVADDERYKLRQARLFQQQLEVAAETGLNCVIHQRGDCFEDTLRLFEPFIGRVRSVFHCFSGDASSLRRILEMGSLVSFTGIVTFKNGQNVRDALAATPMGKFMLETDAPFLAPVPFRGKRCESAYVKEIAAVVAQVKDCTLEELSAATCQTACEFFPKLK, from the coding sequence ATGGCTGTTTTCTTCGACACCCACGCGCATCTGGATTATCCCGATTTTCAAGCGGATTTCCCGCAGGTGTTGGAGCGGGCGCAAGCTGCCGGAATCACGAAGTTGATTTGCATTGGCACGGATTTGGAGAGCAGCCAGCGGGCAATGCGTCTGGCCGGGCAGCACGATTGCGTTTTTGCCGTCATTGGCTGGCATCCCGGTGACGCGCTGAATGCGCCGGAAGACATCCGTCCCGCGTTGCGCGAATGGGCGCGTCACCCGAAAGTTGTGGCCATCGGTGAAACCGGATTGGACTACTATCGGCTGCCGAGCCAGCAAGAGCTGGGAACGGTGGCGGATGATGAGCGCTATAAACTCCGGCAAGCACGCCTCTTTCAACAACAACTCGAGGTGGCCGCGGAAACGGGACTTAATTGCGTGATCCATCAGCGTGGCGATTGTTTCGAGGATACGCTGCGCTTGTTTGAGCCGTTCATCGGGCGGGTGCGCAGTGTGTTTCATTGCTTTTCCGGCGATGCGTCGTCGCTGCGGCGAATCTTGGAAATGGGATCGCTGGTCAGTTTCACGGGGATTGTCACGTTCAAGAACGGACAAAATGTGCGGGACGCACTGGCCGCCACGCCGATGGGGAAATTCATGCTGGAAACCGACGCGCCGTTCCTCGCTCCGGTCCCGTTCCGCGGTAAACGTTGCGAATCGGCTTACGTAAAAGAAATTGCCGCCGTGGTGGCGCAGGTGAAAGATTGTACGCTGGAAGAATTGAGCGCGGCGACGTGTCAAACCGCCTGTGAGTTTTTTCCCAAACTGAAGTAA
- a CDS encoding CBS domain-containing protein produces the protein MTHTIPISEILAYKGNQAWSVPAEATVLDAIEVMAERNVGALLVLQSGQLAGVISERDYTRKIVLKGRSSKDTPVREIISGCVITVGPDHTVEDCMQLMTQHRIRHLPVVQGSDILGVISIGDLVNCIISNQHSAIQQLETYISGVPTPAA, from the coding sequence ATGACTCATACCATTCCTATCAGTGAAATTCTCGCTTACAAAGGCAATCAGGCCTGGTCGGTGCCGGCGGAGGCGACGGTGTTGGACGCCATTGAAGTGATGGCGGAGAGAAATGTAGGTGCTTTGCTGGTACTCCAAAGCGGGCAGTTGGCCGGCGTGATTTCCGAACGGGATTACACGCGCAAAATTGTTCTCAAAGGGCGTTCATCCAAGGACACTCCCGTGCGCGAGATTATTTCGGGATGCGTAATCACCGTTGGCCCCGATCACACCGTGGAAGATTGCATGCAGTTGATGACGCAGCATCGCATCCGTCATCTGCCGGTGGTGCAAGGGTCGGATATTCTGGGCGTGATCTCCATCGGAGATCTGGTGAATTGCATCATCTCCAACCAACACAGCGCCATCCAGCAATTGGAGACCTACATCTCCGGAGTTCCGACACCCGCGGCTTGA
- the folB gene encoding dihydroneopterin aldolase — protein sequence MATITITDLEVHFRVGVPDTERAQRQRLLLTIEMEHDFHTAAAHDNLAATIDYAAVAEKITALGTGREWKLIEKLACDLADLILREYPPRAVTVTVKKFPLPQAAQVSVTFTKQRATPKIAR from the coding sequence ATGGCTACGATTACCATCACCGATTTGGAAGTGCATTTCCGCGTGGGCGTGCCCGATACCGAACGCGCGCAACGACAGCGCCTGTTGCTGACGATCGAAATGGAACACGATTTTCACACTGCCGCCGCCCACGATAATCTTGCGGCCACCATTGATTACGCCGCCGTCGCTGAAAAAATCACGGCGCTTGGCACGGGCCGTGAATGGAAACTGATTGAAAAGCTCGCCTGCGACCTCGCGGATTTGATCTTGCGAGAATACCCGCCCCGCGCCGTCACGGTAACCGTAAAGAAGTTTCCGCTCCCGCAAGCGGCCCAGGTTTCCGTCACCTTCACGAAGCAACGCGCGACACCGAAAATCGCGCGCTAA